In the genome of Amphiura filiformis chromosome 4, Afil_fr2py, whole genome shotgun sequence, one region contains:
- the LOC140151548 gene encoding uncharacterized protein — MYYVPRGGTRGGADQFKWEDVKSDKDRECYLGHSLMAPVGRWQKGKDLQWFNKDRDGGQEIRDELQAAKDAEREALMTALGMKVPKAPPPKQAEPLQSPKRDRPKKIKKKSKEGDLLLKQGLSLERTAALLRAEGSSKSKKKKMKLKKEKRKKGKDKKRHKKKRSKSSSSDSSSDSESSSSESESSSDDDNESAKRQKRPIKKSSSHQKRLLSHSEDERPGLKRQLGKPRNIDQDRGRKYSDKNRSHTDDRRQQRDNSSDRDRHSRSKGNHYDPRSKGKVSDSRSKSNSKNVSHSRERQSSDSSDEDERQSRKPRGHADHKQSKMKGHSNDKVKGRVINDRKSKYSTDSDFSDGGHRSNHSKLVKGKGQDRYESHSSGRRDHKRKQSSSESSDDERIKRTKTREVSKGESRSTERHKSWNPEQNERDRRYRRSPERHRKKSWTPDEQDRKYRKSPEQKRHNRERTSSHSEGRKEHKNEDSVNNALLALIKDARKLR, encoded by the exons ATGTACTACGTACCAAGAGGTGGTACCAGAGGAGGTGCTGATCAGTTCAAATGGGAAGATGTGAAATCAGACAAAGACAGAGAATGCTATTTAG GGCATTCTCTGATGGCCCCAGTGGGGCGATGGCAGAAAGGTAAAGATCTGCAGTGGTTCAACAAGGACAGAGACGGTGGACAAGAAATCAGAGATGAATTGCAAGCTGCTAAAGATGCTGAAAGAGAAGCCTTAATGACAGCATT AGGCATGAAAGTCCCGAAGGCTCCACCACCCAAGCAG GCAGAGCCACTCCAATCCCCAAAACGAGACAGACCCAAGAAAATTAAGAAGAAATCAAAAGAAGGAGATCTACTGTTGAAGCAAGGTTTATCTTTAGAGAGAACTGCCGCCCTGCTCAGAGCTGAAGGAAGCAG TAAATCAAAGAAGAAAAAGATGAAAttgaagaaagagaaaagaaaaaagggcaaAGATAAGAAGAGACACAAGAAGAAGCGGAGCAAGTCATCATCATCTGATAGCAGCAGTGATTCAGAGTCATCATCATCGGAATCGGAGTCATCAAGCGATGATGATAATGAGTCTGCTAAGAGACAAAAAAG ACCAATCAAAAAGTCATCCTCTCATCAAAAAAGATTATTGTCTCACTCTGAAGATGAAAGACCTGGCCTCAAAAGACAACTTGGGAAACCAAGGAACATTGATCAGGACAGAGGTAGGAAATATAGTGACAAGAATAGAAGCCACACAGATGATAGACGTCAGCAAAGAGACAATAGTAGCGATAGAGACAGACATTCAAGATCCAAAGGGAATCACTATGACCCAAGGTCAAAGGGTAAAGTTAGTGATTCAAGGTCAAAAAGTAACAGTAAGAATGTCAGCCATTCTAGAGAGAGACAGTCCTCGGATTCCAGCGATGAAGATGAAAGGCAGTCAAGAAAACCCAGAGGTCATGCAGATCACAAGCAATCAAAGATGAAAGGTCATAGTAATGATAAGGTTAAAGGTCGTGTTATTAATGACAGGAAAAGCAAGTACTCGACAGATAGTGATTTCAGTGATGGTGGTCATAGGTCAAATCATAGTAAATTGGTAAAGGGCAAAGGTCAAGATCGATATGAAAGTCACTCCTCAGGTAGGCGTGATCATAAAAGAAAACAATCAAGTAGTGAGTCATCTGATgatgaaagaataaaaagaacTAAAACTAGAGAAGTGTCAAAAGGAGAGTCTCGCTCGACCGAAAGGCATAAAAGTTGGAATCCTGAACAAAATGAACGGGACAGAAGATACAGGAGATCACCAGAGAGACATCGTAAAAAAAGTTGGACCCCTGATGAGCAAGACAGAAAATACAGGAAATCACCCGAACAGAAAAGACATAACAGAGAGAGAACCAGCAGTCATTCAGAAGGGAGAAAAGAACACAAAAATGAGGACAGTGTAAATAATGCTCTGCTGGCTCTAATAAAAGATGCTAGAAAGTTACGATAG